AAGCCCTTTTTCTGCGGAGATTGCGCGTAATATCTGCGGCAAACTTGAGTGCAATGCCCGCGATTTCCGCTTGAGCCGCCCAAATACGATGAAGCCAAACACCGCCCCGAAATACCATAACAAAGCGCGCCGTGAACAAAAAGTTCTATCTCGCATTGGGCTTTATTGTTTATTTTTCTTATTTCCGAAAGCGTTAATTCTCTTGCGGGAACTACTCTCGATATGCCGAAATCGTGCGCGAATTTCATTTGCATACTATTGTGAATTGCCATTTGCGTGCTTGCGTGAAGCGGCATTTCGGGCAGATATTTGCGTAAAATCGCCGCCATTCCCCAATCCTGCACAATAAGCGCGTCGGGTTTAATTTGCTTGAGAGCGGCGCAATCGTTCCAAAACAGAGGGATTTCGCCGTCTTTTACGAGGGTGTTCATTGTAATATAGACCTTTACGCCCTTTTGTTGCGCGTATGGAACTAAAAACGACAGCGTTTGCGGGGTAAAATTCTTTTGCCTCTGCCTTGCGTTAAAGTTTCCCAGCCCCAAATATACCGCGTTTGCTCCGCCGTCGAGCGCCGCGTGAAACGCCTCAATCGTGCCTACAGGGGCAAGAAGTTCTATTTTTTTGTTTTGTTCTTTTTTGTCGTGCGTTTTCATTGCGTAGTTCCTTACTTTATTTTACAATACCACTGCTTTACCGGACAGGAAAACCTGAAGGTTCAGCGAGTCCAAACTTTCCAATAGGCTCACCCGTCCTTGTTCCTTTTCTCAAAGACATAAGAAACTCAGGGCTCGGCAAGAAATCGTCAATTCTTACCATATTTTCCATTTCTTCTTTAATTTCCGGTCCCGGATCAGTATAAATTGTTTTTTGTTTCATACATTCCCCTTTCTTTTCGCCAAAATCCTGCTCCGATTATACGGATTTTGCTTCCTCTTAATGTAAATCTTACAGTTAAAATATCATTTTTACACATACCGATACAATAAAATCGTTGTTCTACATAAGAATGTTTAATATCTATATATACGCAACGATTTTTGTCGTAAAATGCTTCCTTTGCCTCTTCAAAAGAAATTCCGTGTTTCTTTATATTGTCAAGATTTTTATTCTGATCCCATTCATAAATGTCTTCTTCAAAAAAATAACCGTCAAGCATATTCATTCTCTTCCTCTTAAAACCTCTTGCATTTTCTTTAATAAAATACTATTTGCCGTCGAATATTATACTAATTCAACGCCTGTTCGCTGAATTTCGGGCAGGAAGTCGGCGTAATCCTCTTCGGGAACTATAAAATGTGGCTCTATTCTGTCGTCGATATGGTCTCGTAATTTCCAAACGGGAACAATTGTGTCCAAATAACCGCCCTCAAAATTGCTCACAACAAATGCGACGTCAATATCGCTGTATTCGTGCGGACAACCTTTTGCAAACGAGCCGAAAAGATACCCCTTTTCTATTTGCATACGAAAATTGCTTGCCTTTACCAACTCAAAATATTTTTGAGCTTTTAAGATAATATCTTCTCTTTTGTCCATTCAAAAAACTCCTTTGTTTGTTTGAAAACGCTTTCAGTAATTTCATCTGTCAAATATTGGGCAATTCTGTTTTTATAGTCGGGATAACGCGCTTCTATATTAAACGGATTTACCTCTATTATAAATTCTTGTTGCTCCTCGCTCAATAAT
This is a stretch of genomic DNA from Chitinivibrionia bacterium. It encodes these proteins:
- a CDS encoding BrnT family toxin, with product MLDGYFFEEDIYEWDQNKNLDNIKKHGISFEEAKEAFYDKNRCVYIDIKHSYVEQRFYCIGMCKNDILTVRFTLRGSKIRIIGAGFWRKERGMYETKNNLY
- a CDS encoding nucleotidyltransferase domain-containing protein gives rise to the protein MDKREDIILKAQKYFELVKASNFRMQIEKGYLFGSFAKGCPHEYSDIDVAFVVSNFEGGYLDTIVPVWKLRDHIDDRIEPHFIVPEEDYADFLPEIQRTGVELV